In a genomic window of Thiovulum sp. ES:
- a CDS encoding phospho-2-dehydro-3-deoxyheptonate aldolase (PFAM: DAHP synthetase I family~TIGRFAM: phospho-2-dehydro-3-deoxyheptonate aldolase) has product MILVMKNGATEEDIQSVSQQIKDWGHDVTVSKGAYQTVVGIIGDKQDLSGKPLKTLSGVEKVLEVSVPYKKASRDFHPDDSIIDINGVKIGGGHKSVIAGPCSVDTYENLIGIAKSVKKAGATMLRGGAFKPRTSPYSFQGKGKEGLEMLAEARRETGLPIVTELMSEQDIDLVYQYTDVVQIGARNMQNFALLKEIGKLGKPVILKNGIASTVKEHLMSVEYVLSGGLNDVIIALRGVRSYETAMRNTLDVALVPYLQKETHLPVIVDPSHSAGRREFVSALAYAGMAVGADGAIIEVHPCPSCALSDGDQALLPEDFDYLMEKVNALHGWNQKEWKNNFGAKKTSDSFLGGK; this is encoded by the coding sequence ATGATTTTAGTTATGAAAAATGGTGCTACTGAAGAAGATATTCAGAGTGTTTCTCAACAGATTAAAGATTGGGGACATGATGTTACAGTATCAAAAGGTGCATATCAAACGGTTGTCGGAATTATTGGCGACAAACAAGACCTTTCTGGCAAACCGTTAAAAACTCTCTCAGGTGTTGAAAAGGTATTAGAAGTGTCTGTTCCATACAAAAAAGCGAGTCGGGATTTTCATCCAGACGACTCAATTATTGATATAAACGGTGTAAAAATCGGTGGTGGTCATAAAAGTGTTATTGCTGGACCTTGTTCAGTTGATACTTACGAGAACCTCATCGGTATTGCGAAATCGGTGAAAAAAGCGGGTGCTACAATGTTGCGAGGTGGTGCATTTAAACCTCGAACAAGTCCATACTCTTTCCAAGGTAAAGGTAAAGAGGGTCTCGAAATGTTGGCGGAAGCTCGACGAGAAACGGGACTACCAATCGTAACGGAATTGATGAGCGAACAAGACATCGATCTCGTTTATCAATACACTGATGTTGTGCAAATTGGTGCTAGAAATATGCAAAATTTCGCTCTTCTTAAAGAGATTGGAAAACTTGGAAAACCAGTTATTCTTAAAAACGGAATTGCTTCAACTGTAAAAGAGCATTTGATGAGTGTTGAATATGTTCTTAGCGGTGGGTTAAATGATGTAATTATTGCTCTTCGAGGTGTCCGAAGTTATGAAACTGCAATGCGAAATACACTTGATGTTGCTCTTGTTCCATATCTCCAAAAAGAGACTCACTTGCCTGTAATTGTTGATCCATCACACTCAGCAGGTCGTAGAGAATTTGTTTCTGCTCTTGCTTATGCAGGTATGGCAGTTGGTGCGGACGGTGCAATTATTGAAGTTCATCCATGTCCAAGTTGTGCATTATCTGATGGAGACCAAGCCTTACTTCCTGAAGATTTCGATTATCTCATGGAAAAAGTAAATGCTCTTCACGGTTGGAATCAAAAAGAGTGGAAAAATAATTTCGGTGCAAAGAAAACAAGCGATTCTTTTTTAGGAGGTAAATAA
- a CDS encoding HD-GYP domain-containing protein (PFAM: HD domain; GAF domain): MIKRYESYLRKLFNISIQLSTERDIFTLLEKILKLSREFANADAGSLCLKEGNELVFKVIQNDTLNISVGGEYAKYWSPVVLKDDLGKLNYSNVSSCSAITKNIIMIDNCYDSTKYNFSGMKKFDKINGYKTTSMLVIPLLDFDRDVIGVLQLINKLDENGNVVSFSNFDRESSVALSSQATIALLNANMYDEMETFLESFISSIGEAVDAKSPYTGNHVKKVSRFVKIVANAVDKDRTVFRNENFNKERLKLMEISAWLHDVGKITVPDHVMDKATKLETLIDKIDLIKERIEILKRDCKIEFLEKKISEEEYKREIEKLDNDFSFLEIINFGTEFMHEKHKERVLEIAKRKYFFNGVEVSLLRDEEVENLIIKRGTLTASERDRIMSHAEMTSKILEKIPFPKQFRDAKHIASNHHEKLNGKGYPRGLSADELSFDDRLLAIGDVFEALTSSDRPYKKPKKLSEVFKILSFMVKDGEIDGDIVRFIFDKKIYLEYATEELLAEQLDEPDILF, from the coding sequence TTGATAAAACGGTACGAAAGCTATTTACGAAAGCTCTTTAATATAAGTATTCAACTTTCTACTGAACGAGATATTTTTACTCTCCTTGAAAAGATTTTGAAATTAAGTAGAGAGTTTGCAAATGCTGATGCAGGTAGTCTCTGCTTAAAAGAGGGAAATGAGCTTGTTTTTAAAGTTATTCAAAACGATACTTTAAATATTTCAGTTGGTGGAGAGTATGCAAAGTACTGGTCGCCAGTTGTTCTAAAAGATGATTTAGGAAAACTAAATTATAGTAATGTGTCGTCTTGTTCGGCAATTACAAAAAATATTATTATGATTGATAATTGTTACGATTCTACTAAATATAACTTTAGTGGAATGAAAAAATTTGACAAAATCAATGGATATAAAACAACATCGATGCTTGTAATTCCACTTCTTGATTTTGACAGAGATGTGATTGGTGTTTTACAGCTGATAAATAAGCTTGATGAAAATGGAAATGTAGTAAGCTTTTCCAACTTTGACCGTGAAAGTTCTGTGGCACTATCATCTCAAGCAACAATTGCACTTTTAAATGCAAATATGTATGATGAAATGGAGACATTTCTGGAGAGTTTTATATCATCAATTGGTGAAGCAGTTGATGCAAAATCTCCATACACTGGAAATCATGTTAAAAAAGTTAGTCGTTTTGTCAAAATAGTTGCGAATGCAGTTGATAAAGATCGAACAGTTTTTAGAAACGAAAATTTCAATAAAGAGCGCTTGAAATTGATGGAAATTTCAGCATGGCTCCACGATGTTGGAAAAATAACAGTTCCAGATCATGTTATGGACAAAGCAACTAAATTAGAGACTCTTATTGACAAAATTGATTTAATTAAAGAACGAATAGAAATTCTAAAAAGAGACTGTAAAATTGAATTTTTGGAAAAAAAGATTTCAGAAGAGGAATATAAGAGAGAGATTGAAAAACTAGATAATGATTTTAGTTTTTTAGAAATTATAAATTTTGGTACTGAATTTATGCATGAAAAACACAAAGAGAGAGTTTTAGAAATTGCAAAAAGAAAATATTTTTTTAATGGTGTTGAAGTATCTCTACTTCGAGATGAAGAGGTTGAGAATTTGATAATAAAAAGAGGGACTCTTACAGCTTCTGAAAGAGATCGGATTATGTCTCATGCAGAAATGACAAGTAAGATTCTTGAAAAAATTCCGTTTCCAAAACAGTTCCGCGATGCAAAACATATCGCTTCAAATCACCATGAAAAATTGAATGGAAAAGGGTATCCTCGAGGTTTATCTGCCGACGAACTAAGTTTTGATGATCGATTACTTGCGATTGGAGATGTTTTTGAAGCTTTGACCTCATCGGACAGACCCTACAAAAAACCAAAAAAATTATCAGAAGTTTTTAAAATTCTCTCATTTATGGTAAAAGATGGTGAAATTGACGGAGATATTGTCAGATTTATTTTTGATAAAAAGATATATTTAGAGTATGCAACTGAAGAGTTGTTAGCAGAACAGCTTGATGAACCAGATATTTTGTTTTAA
- a CDS encoding TIGR00730 family protein (PFAM: Possible lysine decarboxylase~TIGRFAM: TIGR00725 family protein; TIGR00730 family protein) produces the protein MIDVKNECDISPVLRPFIGKLVSIFGSARVSEDSHYYKETYAISKKFAKKGFKILTGGGGGVMEAGNRGAFEIGIESIGLNVKLPHEQNMNPYVSLGFHFYDYALRKEYLMKYSQYFVIAGGGFGTFDEVGEVLEKLQHGKLQNGVKIFFLDTKFHEPIENFLQQMLSEKMICKKDLENIHFVDGEDELFSLIS, from the coding sequence ATGATAGATGTAAAAAATGAGTGTGATATTTCACCAGTCTTAAGACCATTTATTGGAAAACTTGTTTCAATTTTTGGAAGTGCCAGAGTTTCAGAAGATTCCCACTATTACAAAGAGACTTATGCTATTTCAAAGAAATTTGCCAAAAAAGGTTTTAAAATCTTAACTGGTGGAGGCGGTGGAGTTATGGAAGCTGGAAACCGTGGAGCTTTTGAAATTGGTATTGAATCGATTGGCTTAAATGTGAAATTACCGCATGAGCAGAATATGAATCCGTATGTCTCTCTCGGTTTTCACTTTTACGACTATGCTCTGCGAAAAGAGTATTTGATGAAGTATTCTCAATATTTTGTAATTGCGGGTGGTGGTTTTGGAACTTTCGATGAGGTCGGTGAAGTTTTAGAGAAACTCCAGCATGGTAAATTGCAAAATGGTGTTAAAATTTTCTTTCTCGATACAAAATTCCATGAACCAATTGAAAATTTTCTTCAACAGATGCTAAGTGAAAAAATGATTTGCAAAAAAGATTTAGAAAATATTCACTTTGTAGATGGAGAAGATGAACTTTTTTCTCTCATATCTTAA
- a CDS encoding twin arginine-targeting protein translocase, TatA/E family (PFAM: mttA/Hcf106 family~TIGRFAM: twin arginine-targeting protein translocase, TatA/E family): MGLPGGMEWLIILGIVVILFGGRKIPDLMKGIGTGIKNFKQAVKEDEKPEIAETEKKTEIKPETKTV, from the coding sequence ATGGGACTTCCTGGAGGAATGGAATGGCTGATTATTCTTGGAATCGTTGTTATTCTTTTTGGTGGGCGAAAAATTCCTGATTTAATGAAGGGAATTGGTACAGGTATCAAAAACTTTAAACAAGCTGTTAAAGAAGATGAAAAACCTGAAATCGCAGAAACTGAAAAGAAAACTGAAATCAAACCAGAAACTAAAACAGTCTAA
- a CDS encoding ribosomal protein S1 (PFAM: S1 RNA binding domain~TIGRFAM: ribosomal protein S1) yields MSQEANQVIDENNNENFAEMLDSYTEKEYEVGQIIEGKIVEIREDEDKVLISIGGKREPYISLSEIKDSEGKITFEKDDDLNLVITSVRDNSINVSHKQYLDRESVKKFIEEEGVENIEGKIINGSIVNTTKRGYYLEDNGIKYFMPSGHAFLQRKQGNDTRKLQDDKKVRAKVIKVDVEKSTIIVSRKQHIRDEIKKRQEFIDEVMKEEAVQCKVIAVTKDKLVVDVGGQMKGLIASEEISHRTGKINPFRLYTKGDIVTAKALSYDQKERVLNLSIKEATIDPWLEIQENLEPGDVIEVTVSNIEHYGAFVDIGNDAEGFLHVSEVTWDKKISHPQDYIAVGDVIEVEVVEIDPVAHRLRVSRKKLLPKPFELFKKERRIGDKIKGTVTNLTEFGAFIKIDQVEGLLRNSDYDWTQTAKCKDLLNVGDEVEVEISDIDKIKEKIALSRKALLPTPIQEFSKTHSVGDIVKGKIRDVKEFGAFITIGENVDALIRTEDMLQKNKEEFVKGFEVEGMIIALDPRRDKLRLSIRRLERAKEQKLLAEINAENDQGNNAFADLLKAKLK; encoded by the coding sequence ATGAGTCAAGAGGCTAATCAAGTTATTGATGAGAACAACAACGAAAATTTTGCAGAGATGCTAGATTCTTATACTGAAAAAGAGTATGAAGTTGGTCAAATTATCGAAGGCAAAATTGTTGAAATTCGAGAGGACGAAGATAAAGTTCTTATCAGCATCGGTGGAAAAAGAGAACCTTACATCTCTCTTTCTGAAATCAAAGATAGTGAAGGAAAAATCACTTTTGAAAAAGATGACGATTTAAATTTAGTTATTACAAGTGTTCGAGATAACAGCATCAATGTTTCACATAAACAGTATTTAGACAGAGAGAGTGTTAAGAAGTTTATTGAAGAAGAGGGTGTTGAAAACATCGAAGGTAAAATCATCAATGGTAGCATTGTTAATACGACAAAAAGAGGTTACTATTTAGAAGATAATGGAATTAAATATTTCATGCCAAGCGGACATGCTTTCCTTCAAAGAAAACAAGGTAATGACACTCGAAAACTTCAAGACGACAAAAAAGTTCGTGCAAAAGTTATTAAAGTTGATGTTGAAAAAAGCACAATTATCGTTTCTCGAAAACAGCACATCAGAGATGAAATCAAGAAGAGACAAGAGTTTATCGATGAAGTTATGAAAGAAGAGGCAGTTCAATGTAAAGTAATTGCTGTAACTAAAGATAAACTTGTTGTTGATGTTGGCGGACAGATGAAAGGTCTTATTGCTTCTGAAGAGATTAGCCACCGAACTGGAAAAATCAATCCTTTCAGACTTTATACAAAAGGTGATATTGTTACTGCAAAAGCACTCTCTTATGATCAAAAAGAGAGAGTTTTAAATCTTTCAATCAAAGAAGCTACTATTGATCCGTGGTTAGAAATTCAAGAGAATCTTGAGCCAGGTGATGTTATTGAAGTAACAGTTAGTAATATTGAGCATTACGGTGCATTTGTTGATATTGGAAATGATGCTGAAGGTTTCTTGCATGTGTCTGAAGTAACTTGGGATAAAAAAATATCTCACCCACAAGATTATATCGCTGTTGGTGATGTTATTGAAGTTGAAGTTGTTGAAATCGATCCTGTTGCTCACCGACTCAGAGTTTCACGAAAAAAACTACTTCCAAAACCTTTTGAACTCTTTAAAAAAGAGAGAAGAATCGGTGATAAAATCAAAGGAACAGTAACAAACTTAACTGAGTTTGGTGCATTCATTAAAATTGATCAAGTTGAAGGTCTTCTACGAAATAGCGATTATGACTGGACTCAAACAGCAAAATGTAAAGATTTACTAAATGTTGGCGATGAGGTCGAAGTTGAAATTTCTGATATTGATAAAATCAAAGAGAAAATTGCACTTAGCCGAAAAGCTCTTCTTCCAACTCCAATTCAAGAGTTCTCAAAAACTCACTCTGTTGGCGACATCGTAAAAGGTAAAATCCGAGATGTTAAAGAGTTTGGTGCTTTTATAACAATTGGTGAAAATGTTGATGCTCTTATCAGAACAGAAGATATGTTGCAAAAAAACAAAGAAGAGTTTGTTAAAGGCTTTGAAGTTGAGGGTATGATTATCGCTCTTGATCCAAGAAGAGATAAATTAAGACTTTCAATCAGAAGACTTGAAAGAGCAAAAGAGCAAAAGCTTCTTGCCGAAATCAATGCTGAAAATGATCAAGGCAACAATGCATTTGCTGATCTTCTAAAAGCGAAATTGAAATAG